In Elusimicrobiota bacterium, a single genomic region encodes these proteins:
- a CDS encoding right-handed parallel beta-helix repeat-containing protein yields the protein MRAPPKRLAFFLSLLALSVPGAALAQTFDGDFSVSSGAVYQTAAVDEAKSVAVDTITAGGPFIYVTGDSNDVGTTVKLSSAGVALSSAAFIAGQGRAYGVAVDPSGNPWVVGLSVTGGPLTNWVVKKYNPDLVAVGSAVISGISLGDAVATSIAFDGSGNAFVAGYSSNTGTGTDFRIVKYSPSLVVLATTTYGGAGVDQATALTLDASGNVIVTGFGNPYDYKTAKFTPSLNLISSAVYDASGATDRAYGVTTDPSGNVYVTGESDPGGSNFAFTTVKYDSSLAQQAVAAYNTPSYDAGFGAVFVGTATLVVVGNSFAGATEDMLILEYGPGLVLSSSRTFDSGTSDRAYGAAKGTGTYVYVTGYSFTSPSGAYRTIRLNDSATVNPAYPGCAATNNVGGGQAYTTIQSAVDGLPSSLTGPACVVIRDGATYPEQVTVRNFANNGWPITILADPASVQRPVVSPPAASAAAFVIANASVNVQGIDIVPTNPMPYGVFISSTYVSVSGVNVKDAGGKIATAGVATSSWTTVSYTSITVGNIGAWGFFLPGSTMTSVSFSSASSNLNSAVEINGGSYNTLTQMTITTNDALFGVPALRLFESHSNTILQSYIGTESGVGGALIASSNYNTISQTTMTTTSPAGIGLYLNASSSNTITQSYIANSTALAAYIYPRSNYNLISQCTVLGGGSPGVGSTLSISLSSFNTITQSFILNPTGMSVLDMVTDSNYNTVSQSTITGAASSDYAIRIGWNASTNTFSGNYIQGSSAVWISNSSGTVITGSTLMAIKAAAVHMDGGSGNLSVSNSLLSAPGSAGIGISLAAGYTGSLVFTSNTVTGARHGMSISTQAAGAGLTISSMTFSSLASGATAMQFTGGAFVATITASSFDASVAVNVNGAMLDPASRVTMVASTGPRAGAAYEADPASLVDWWSGVTAPAAPTGFAGTVLSTGAILWSWTDSSSNEDGFRIMSGTANVSGNLAVDATTWLQAGLSVNASSGPLFAQAFNSAATADSSSATRYTLAAEPAGLAALSVFQTSATVSWTAGNPAGTIFELERSTGAGFALLASTTSAAYVDAPLGGAATYYYRVRALNNDLTATAYASSITVVTFPIPAPGAPSGFTGTAQSASAILWTWTDNADNEDGYRVLSGTISLSGDLAAGATAWPQTGLAANTAYGPYSVEAFNGGGISSSTAASRTTLAAVPSAPTAAAVALTSATIVWSASGNPAGTTFELERSTGAGYGLQASGPATYYLDTGLTPAATFYYRVRAFNADAAATAYSSTLAVVAQPLPALPGAAGTPAGTALGVSSVTWGWALASGASSYNLFRSSDNAFLASAASGPFVETALAPNTAYGLRAAGTNIAGTGPLSAAATAYTLAADPSGTGTAVTSTTIVASWALNGNPASTVAELQRSTDAVAYSTLTAGAVVSYAEADLLGCTTYYYRVRNLNGDGMATAYVSFQGVTANTVPSPPSGLNAAANAGGTVGLSWAPSPSEGVTGYRLYWDAGTGTVSYAAPLATLGASATGYTTAVLTSSASYTFALRAAHRCGTVETTGALAMSGAAAALPAVRAAIKEPDSGRRISGDRVTILGELVYGEPSDVQQVLFQYKLATSSAWLTAPAANVNHANPDLDFPYFLHWDVTVLAAGSYDLRAVAYDRDGVPDAAPPAVRIVVDPVAPDVREALNGDGKIKKDQTISNLATSVVETAGAGAGDPAVRVTLPPGVVNTTTATLSVIANPAITTAPPAGQTMIGSAIKIGLSNGQTALNGVAAITLTYPDTVRFPSLLQIYYLEEATGRWSRDFATTVNTSSRTVTGSTPHFSTFVLMLGTAFAPNLDSVQAYPVPYKPNGTNPDEGRPFSHGDANSGILFANLAAGSEIRVYTMTGRLVSSLDTPTIAGTVRWDARNQDGRDVASGAYFAVISAPGQKSVVKKLVIIR from the coding sequence ATGCGAGCTCCGCCGAAGCGGTTGGCGTTCTTCCTGTCCCTGCTCGCCCTTAGCGTCCCCGGCGCGGCCCTCGCTCAGACCTTCGACGGCGACTTCTCGGTGTCGAGCGGCGCGGTCTATCAGACCGCCGCCGTCGATGAGGCCAAGTCGGTGGCCGTGGACACCATCACCGCCGGCGGGCCCTTCATCTACGTCACCGGCGATTCGAACGACGTCGGCACGACGGTCAAGCTCTCCTCGGCGGGCGTCGCCTTGAGCTCGGCGGCCTTCATCGCCGGTCAGGGCCGGGCATACGGCGTCGCGGTCGACCCCTCCGGCAACCCCTGGGTCGTGGGGCTCAGCGTGACCGGCGGCCCCCTCACGAACTGGGTCGTCAAGAAATACAATCCCGATCTCGTGGCCGTCGGGTCGGCCGTCATCAGCGGCATCAGCCTCGGCGACGCGGTCGCCACGTCCATCGCGTTCGACGGCTCGGGGAACGCCTTCGTCGCGGGCTATTCCTCGAACACGGGTACCGGCACCGACTTCCGGATCGTGAAGTATTCTCCGTCCTTGGTCGTCCTCGCCACGACGACCTACGGCGGAGCCGGGGTCGACCAGGCCACGGCGCTGACGCTCGACGCCTCCGGGAACGTCATCGTGACCGGTTTCGGAAACCCGTACGACTACAAGACGGCCAAGTTCACTCCCTCCCTGAATTTGATCTCCTCCGCCGTCTACGACGCGTCCGGGGCCACCGACCGCGCCTACGGCGTGACGACGGACCCGTCCGGGAACGTCTACGTGACCGGGGAGTCCGACCCCGGCGGCTCTAACTTCGCGTTCACGACCGTCAAGTACGACTCCAGCCTCGCGCAGCAGGCCGTGGCCGCCTACAACACGCCCTCCTACGACGCCGGCTTCGGCGCCGTGTTCGTCGGGACCGCGACCTTGGTCGTGGTGGGAAACAGCTTCGCCGGCGCCACGGAGGACATGCTGATCCTCGAGTACGGCCCGGGCCTCGTCCTGTCCTCCTCCCGGACCTTCGACAGCGGCACCAGCGACCGCGCCTACGGCGCGGCCAAGGGCACGGGGACCTACGTCTACGTGACCGGCTACTCGTTCACGAGCCCCTCCGGGGCGTACCGGACCATCCGACTCAACGACTCGGCCACGGTCAACCCCGCCTATCCGGGCTGCGCGGCGACCAACAACGTCGGCGGCGGCCAGGCCTACACGACGATCCAGTCCGCTGTCGACGGCCTGCCCTCGTCGCTGACGGGCCCCGCGTGCGTGGTGATCCGCGACGGGGCGACCTACCCCGAGCAGGTGACGGTCCGGAACTTCGCCAATAACGGCTGGCCGATCACGATCCTGGCCGACCCGGCGTCGGTTCAAAGGCCGGTCGTTTCACCGCCGGCCGCATCGGCAGCGGCATTCGTGATCGCCAACGCGTCGGTCAACGTACAGGGAATCGATATCGTGCCCACGAACCCGATGCCGTACGGCGTGTTCATCTCCTCGACCTATGTTTCGGTCAGCGGCGTGAACGTGAAGGACGCAGGCGGGAAGATTGCTACGGCGGGCGTGGCAACGTCCAGTTGGACGACGGTGAGTTATACGAGCATCACCGTTGGGAATATCGGGGCATGGGGCTTCTTCTTGCCGGGGAGCACGATGACGAGTGTCTCTTTCAGCTCGGCTTCATCGAATTTGAATTCGGCCGTCGAGATCAATGGCGGGTCGTACAATACGCTCACTCAGATGACGATTACTACGAACGACGCTCTCTTCGGTGTTCCGGCTCTCCGACTTTTCGAGTCCCACTCCAACACTATCCTGCAGAGCTATATAGGCACCGAGTCGGGCGTGGGCGGCGCTCTTATTGCCAGTTCGAATTACAACACGATCAGCCAGACCACAATGACGACAACCAGCCCCGCTGGTATAGGCCTCTATCTTAACGCCTCGTCATCCAACACGATCACGCAAAGCTATATCGCCAATTCGACGGCTCTCGCGGCGTACATTTACCCTAGGTCCAACTACAACCTGATAAGTCAATGCACGGTATTGGGAGGGGGCAGCCCGGGTGTCGGTTCCACCCTGAGCATCAGCCTTTCCTCCTTCAACACGATAACCCAAAGCTTCATTCTGAACCCCACGGGGATGTCTGTGCTGGATATGGTGACCGATTCAAACTACAACACGGTCAGCCAAAGTACGATCACGGGCGCAGCTTCGAGCGATTATGCGATAAGAATCGGTTGGAACGCCTCCACCAACACGTTCAGCGGCAACTACATTCAAGGCTCGTCGGCGGTATGGATATCTAATTCATCCGGGACCGTCATTACCGGCAGCACCTTAATGGCGATCAAAGCCGCCGCAGTCCATATGGACGGTGGCTCAGGGAATCTTTCCGTGTCAAACTCGCTATTGAGCGCCCCTGGCTCCGCCGGTATCGGGATTTCTCTGGCCGCCGGGTACACCGGATCGCTTGTATTCACATCAAACACGGTCACGGGAGCTCGGCACGGCATGAGCATCAGCACTCAGGCCGCCGGAGCCGGACTCACGATCAGCTCGATGACGTTCTCCAGCCTGGCTTCGGGCGCCACGGCCATGCAGTTCACCGGGGGGGCCTTCGTCGCTACGATCACCGCGTCAAGCTTCGACGCCTCGGTCGCGGTGAACGTCAACGGCGCGATGTTGGACCCGGCTTCACGCGTCACGATGGTCGCCTCCACCGGGCCGCGCGCGGGGGCGGCCTATGAGGCCGATCCTGCCTCTCTCGTGGACTGGTGGAGCGGTGTGACCGCGCCCGCCGCTCCCACGGGATTCGCCGGCACGGTGCTCTCCACCGGCGCTATCCTCTGGAGTTGGACGGACAGCTCCTCGAACGAGGACGGCTTCCGGATTATGTCCGGAACGGCCAACGTCTCCGGGAATCTGGCGGTCGACGCGACCACCTGGCTCCAGGCGGGGCTCTCCGTCAACGCCAGCTCCGGCCCCTTGTTCGCGCAGGCCTTCAACTCGGCCGCGACGGCCGATTCCAGCTCGGCGACGCGCTACACCCTGGCGGCCGAGCCGGCGGGGCTGGCCGCCTTGAGCGTCTTCCAGACCAGCGCGACCGTGTCGTGGACGGCGGGCAATCCCGCCGGGACGATCTTCGAGCTCGAGCGCTCGACCGGGGCGGGATTCGCCCTGCTGGCCTCGACCACGTCGGCGGCTTACGTCGACGCGCCGCTCGGCGGAGCCGCGACCTACTACTACCGAGTGCGCGCTCTCAATAACGACCTGACGGCGACCGCCTACGCCTCGTCGATCACCGTCGTGACCTTTCCGATCCCCGCGCCCGGCGCGCCGTCGGGCTTCACGGGAACCGCGCAATCGGCATCGGCGATCCTGTGGACCTGGACCGACAACGCCGACAACGAAGACGGCTACCGGGTCCTGTCGGGAACGATCAGCCTTTCCGGGGATCTCGCTGCCGGCGCCACCGCCTGGCCTCAGACCGGGCTCGCCGCGAACACCGCCTACGGCCCGTACTCCGTCGAAGCGTTCAACGGCGGCGGTATCTCGAGCTCGACGGCGGCTTCGCGCACGACCTTGGCGGCCGTCCCTTCCGCCCCGACGGCGGCCGCGGTGGCCCTGACGAGCGCGACCATCGTCTGGAGCGCGAGCGGGAACCCCGCCGGGACGACTTTCGAGCTCGAACGCTCGACGGGCGCGGGCTACGGCCTTCAGGCTTCCGGGCCCGCGACCTATTATCTCGACACGGGGCTGACGCCCGCGGCGACCTTCTACTATCGCGTGCGGGCGTTCAACGCGGACGCCGCGGCGACGGCCTACTCCTCGACGCTCGCCGTCGTCGCGCAGCCCCTGCCGGCGCTTCCCGGCGCGGCCGGGACCCCGGCCGGGACGGCCCTGGGCGTCTCTTCCGTGACCTGGGGCTGGGCGCTGGCGAGCGGAGCGAGCTCGTACAACCTGTTCCGCTCCTCCGACAACGCTTTCCTCGCGTCCGCGGCCTCCGGCCCCTTCGTGGAGACCGCGCTGGCGCCGAACACGGCCTACGGCCTGAGGGCCGCGGGGACCAACATCGCCGGGACGGGGCCGCTCTCGGCCGCGGCGACGGCGTACACCTTGGCGGCGGACCCGTCCGGGACCGGGACGGCGGTGACCTCGACGACCATCGTCGCCTCGTGGGCGCTCAACGGCAACCCCGCGTCCACCGTCGCCGAGCTCCAGCGCTCGACCGACGCCGTCGCCTACTCGACCTTGACGGCCGGCGCCGTCGTCTCCTACGCCGAAGCCGATCTGCTCGGCTGCACGACCTACTACTACCGCGTGCGCAACCTCAACGGCGACGGCATGGCGACGGCCTACGTCTCGTTCCAAGGCGTCACGGCGAACACCGTCCCGAGCCCTCCGTCCGGCCTGAACGCCGCGGCCAACGCGGGGGGGACCGTCGGGCTGTCGTGGGCGCCCTCGCCGAGCGAGGGCGTGACGGGCTACCGCCTGTACTGGGACGCGGGCACCGGGACGGTGTCCTACGCCGCTCCGCTCGCGACGCTCGGCGCGAGCGCGACGGGGTACACGACGGCCGTGCTGACGTCGAGCGCGTCGTATACCTTCGCCCTGCGCGCGGCGCACCGCTGCGGCACGGTGGAGACCACGGGCGCGCTGGCCATGTCCGGGGCCGCGGCCGCGCTCCCGGCCGTGCGCGCGGCGATCAAGGAGCCCGACTCGGGGCGGCGCATCAGCGGCGACCGCGTCACCATACTCGGAGAGCTCGTGTACGGCGAGCCGAGCGACGTCCAGCAGGTCCTGTTCCAGTACAAGCTCGCGACCTCGAGCGCCTGGCTCACGGCGCCCGCCGCGAACGTCAACCACGCGAATCCCGACCTGGATTTCCCGTACTTCCTGCATTGGGACGTGACCGTGCTCGCGGCCGGCTCCTACGACCTGCGGGCGGTCGCCTACGACCGCGACGGCGTCCCGGACGCCGCCCCGCCCGCCGTGCGGATCGTCGTGGACCCCGTCGCCCCCGACGTCCGCGAGGCCTTGAACGGCGACGGCAAGATCAAGAAGGACCAGACCATCTCCAACCTCGCGACGAGCGTCGTGGAGACCGCCGGCGCGGGGGCCGGCGATCCCGCGGTGCGCGTGACCTTGCCGCCCGGCGTCGTCAACACGACGACCGCGACCCTGTCGGTGATCGCCAACCCGGCGATCACGACCGCCCCTCCCGCGGGCCAGACCATGATCGGCTCGGCGATCAAGATCGGCCTCTCGAACGGCCAGACCGCCCTCAACGGCGTCGCGGCGATCACCTTGACCTACCCGGACACGGTCCGCTTCCCGTCGCTGCTGCAGATCTACTACCTCGAGGAGGCCACCGGACGGTGGTCACGGGACTTCGCGACCACGGTGAACACGTCAAGCCGCACGGTCACCGGCAGCACGCCCCACTTCAGCACCTTCGTTCTGATGCTCGGCACGGCGTTCGCCCCGAACCTCGACAGCGTGCAGGCCTACCCCGTGCCTTACAAGCCCAACGGGACGAACCCCGACGAGGGCCGGCCTTTCTCGCACGGCGACGCGAACTCGGGCATCTTGTTCGCGAACCTCGCGGCCGGCTCCGAGATCCGCGTCTACACCATGACGGGACGCCTGGTGTCGAGCCTCGACACCCCGACCATCGCCGGGACCGTCCGCTGGGACGCGCGCAACCAGGACGGACGCGACGTCGCCTCGGGCGCTTATTTCGCCGTGATCTCGGCCCCCGGCCAGAAATCCGTGGTCAAGAAGCTGGTGATCATCCGATGA
- a CDS encoding fused MFS/spermidine synthase: MILFLSLFFASGFCSLVYEIVWLRLAMGVFGVTAPFVSIFLSVFMAGLGLGSWGAGRLCRRLEAEPASFSLRLYAAAELMIGLSALAVPHLLTASRDLLAGSFGGVAWGSASYYAASGLITGLILLPWCACMGATFPLAMAAIGKRLETEASHSFSGLYLANVVGAGLGTVASAFILIELFGFRGTLYLGAAVNAAIAAAALAASYSTATEAPRAATAPAAGAARPDALPLLFLTGLVSMAMEVVWTRQFTPYLGNSVYAFALVLATYLLASFAGSWLYRAGIGKNASRYDAAWMLAGALSLLPLYAADPYLPLNAYARIAVGVVPFCALLGFVTPALIDGWSAGDPDRAGKAYAVNIAGCLIGPLIAGFVLLPRMGENPALALLSAPLFAAGLRAARRQRGGAISLGRLGPVPLFAGASALAVLMAVFASSFNDVVAMYNPNVQVRRDYQANVTVGGEGMERVLQINNIGMTKLTPITKVMAHLPLAFLPRPPKSALVICFGMGTTFRSLLSWGIPATAVELVPSVPALFGFFHEDAAAVMAAPGARVVIDDGRRFLARAPEIYDVITLDPAPPMTAAGTSFLFSEEFYGAAKKRLAPDGIMQIWIVEPLEPLVVSAFAKAVKNSFPHVRVFRSLEGWGWHLLASREPIPARTAGQLAARLPKAATRDLLEMGPRKTGTEQFQALLGSETPLDSLISPGAAGLRDDRPVNEYFFLRRGLGGD; this comes from the coding sequence GTGATTTTATTCCTGTCGCTGTTCTTCGCCTCCGGCTTCTGCAGCCTGGTCTACGAGATCGTCTGGCTGCGCTTGGCGATGGGCGTCTTCGGCGTGACCGCGCCGTTCGTCTCGATCTTCCTGTCGGTGTTCATGGCGGGGCTGGGCCTCGGAAGCTGGGGGGCAGGCCGCCTGTGCCGCCGCCTCGAGGCCGAGCCCGCCTCCTTCTCCTTACGCCTGTACGCCGCGGCGGAGCTGATGATCGGCCTGTCCGCCCTCGCGGTGCCGCATCTCCTGACGGCGAGCCGCGACCTTCTCGCGGGCTCTTTCGGCGGCGTGGCCTGGGGCTCCGCGTCCTATTACGCGGCGTCCGGCCTCATCACCGGCCTGATCCTGCTGCCGTGGTGCGCGTGCATGGGCGCCACCTTCCCGCTGGCGATGGCCGCCATCGGCAAGCGCCTCGAGACGGAAGCGAGCCATTCGTTCAGCGGACTGTATCTCGCGAACGTCGTCGGCGCGGGCCTGGGGACCGTGGCGAGCGCCTTCATCCTCATTGAGCTGTTCGGCTTCCGCGGGACTTTATATCTCGGCGCGGCGGTCAACGCCGCCATCGCCGCGGCCGCCCTGGCGGCGAGCTATTCGACCGCGACCGAGGCGCCCCGCGCGGCGACGGCTCCCGCGGCGGGAGCGGCGCGCCCGGACGCCTTGCCTCTTCTCTTCCTCACCGGCCTCGTCAGCATGGCGATGGAGGTCGTGTGGACGCGTCAGTTCACGCCGTACCTGGGGAACTCGGTGTACGCCTTCGCCCTGGTGCTGGCGACCTACCTGCTGGCGTCCTTCGCCGGCTCCTGGCTGTACCGCGCGGGCATAGGCAAGAACGCCTCCCGGTACGACGCCGCCTGGATGCTGGCCGGCGCGCTCAGCCTCCTGCCGCTGTACGCCGCCGACCCGTACCTGCCGCTGAACGCCTATGCGCGCATCGCCGTCGGCGTCGTGCCCTTCTGCGCCCTGCTGGGGTTCGTGACGCCCGCCCTCATCGACGGCTGGTCGGCGGGAGACCCGGACCGCGCGGGCAAGGCCTACGCCGTCAACATCGCGGGCTGCCTCATCGGACCGCTGATCGCGGGCTTCGTGCTCCTGCCGCGGATGGGGGAGAACCCCGCTTTGGCCCTCCTGTCCGCGCCGCTGTTCGCCGCGGGCCTGCGCGCGGCGCGGCGCCAGCGCGGGGGGGCGATCTCTCTCGGGCGGCTCGGCCCGGTCCCGCTGTTCGCCGGCGCGTCGGCGCTGGCGGTCCTGATGGCCGTGTTCGCGAGCTCCTTCAACGACGTCGTGGCGATGTACAACCCGAACGTCCAGGTCCGGCGCGACTACCAGGCCAACGTGACCGTCGGGGGGGAGGGCATGGAGCGCGTCCTGCAGATCAACAACATCGGCATGACCAAGCTCACGCCGATCACCAAGGTCATGGCCCACCTGCCCCTGGCCTTCCTGCCCCGCCCGCCGAAGAGCGCCTTGGTGATCTGCTTCGGGATGGGAACCACCTTCCGTTCGCTCCTCTCCTGGGGCATCCCCGCGACGGCCGTCGAGCTGGTGCCGAGCGTGCCGGCGCTGTTCGGCTTCTTCCACGAGGACGCGGCGGCGGTCATGGCCGCGCCCGGCGCGCGCGTCGTCATCGACGACGGCCGCCGCTTCCTGGCGCGCGCCCCGGAGATCTACGACGTCATCACCTTGGACCCCGCGCCGCCGATGACCGCCGCCGGGACCAGCTTCCTTTTTTCCGAGGAGTTCTACGGCGCCGCGAAGAAGCGCCTGGCGCCGGACGGCATCATGCAGATCTGGATCGTCGAGCCGCTGGAGCCCCTCGTGGTCTCCGCCTTCGCCAAGGCGGTCAAGAACAGCTTCCCGCACGTGCGCGTGTTCCGCTCGCTCGAGGGCTGGGGCTGGCACCTCCTCGCCAGCCGCGAGCCGATCCCGGCGCGCACCGCCGGGCAATTGGCCGCCCGTCTGCCCAAGGCCGCGACGCGCGACCTGCTCGAGATGGGCCCGCGGAAGACGGGGACGGAGCAGTTCCAGGCGCTGCTCGGGTCCGAGACGCCGCTCGACTCGCTGATCTCTCCCGGCGCCGCGGGGCTCCGGGACGACCGTCCGGTCAACGAGTACTTCTTCCTGCGGCGCGGGCTCGGCGGGGACTAG
- a CDS encoding PorV/PorQ family protein, with amino-acid sequence MRLFRAPAALVLAALLAAATAHAQSSAGAEAFDFLSLDANARAVGMGGAYTALATDSNALLYNPAGLARVKSSEATFMHDQHAQGVSQQYIGAALKNGLGLQFNYATLGDVPRTTLSNPGGTGSRLNVSDTSLGAGYGRALSPDLAVGGGAKYFTETLGELSVSGYALDIGGLYRMPDVKGLTFGASLLNLGPAVKFASVSEKLPTTLRLGAAYATKLPHNDVTVAFDLTKSVLDKVRLGFGAETLIDEQFAVRAGFTTRQEAGLGLVFGLGWLGRKVGADYALVPMGELGNAHRISFTLRWGRSDDPATAKAPEEGTPEARLAQAQAAMDRGDYVAARTFLIVGLRGLAKGDRRRVRFQERMGSLHLLQKDFRGAVQAYAEGVNLAFADGYSDQSVADSYIGIGMCFTAGRNYPDAERAFRKGLALGPSPAALEVAQAQLKRLTAPPAGR; translated from the coding sequence ATGAGGCTCTTCCGCGCGCCGGCGGCGCTCGTCCTGGCGGCCCTCCTGGCCGCCGCGACGGCCCACGCCCAGTCTTCGGCCGGCGCCGAGGCCTTCGACTTCCTGAGCCTCGACGCCAACGCGCGCGCCGTCGGCATGGGCGGCGCCTACACGGCGCTCGCGACCGACTCGAACGCCTTGCTCTACAACCCCGCCGGCCTCGCCCGGGTGAAGTCGAGCGAGGCCACCTTCATGCACGACCAGCACGCGCAGGGCGTGAGCCAGCAGTACATCGGCGCGGCCCTCAAGAACGGCCTCGGCCTGCAGTTCAACTACGCGACCTTGGGCGACGTGCCGCGCACGACGCTCTCCAATCCCGGCGGGACGGGCAGCCGCCTCAACGTCAGCGACACCTCCCTCGGCGCGGGCTACGGCCGGGCGCTGAGCCCGGACCTCGCCGTCGGCGGGGGCGCCAAGTACTTCACCGAGACCTTGGGAGAGCTCTCGGTCAGCGGCTACGCCCTGGATATCGGCGGGCTGTACCGCATGCCGGACGTCAAGGGCCTCACGTTCGGAGCCTCCTTGCTGAACCTCGGGCCCGCGGTCAAGTTCGCCTCCGTCTCGGAGAAGCTGCCCACGACCTTGCGCCTGGGCGCGGCGTACGCGACGAAGCTGCCCCACAACGACGTGACCGTGGCCTTCGACCTCACCAAGAGCGTGCTCGACAAGGTCCGCCTCGGCTTCGGCGCGGAGACCTTGATCGACGAGCAGTTCGCGGTGCGGGCCGGCTTCACCACGCGTCAGGAGGCGGGCCTCGGCCTCGTCTTCGGGCTGGGCTGGCTGGGGCGCAAGGTCGGCGCCGACTACGCCCTGGTCCCGATGGGCGAGCTCGGCAACGCCCATCGCATCAGCTTCACGCTCCGCTGGGGCCGCTCCGACGACCCCGCGACCGCGAAGGCGCCCGAGGAGGGCACGCCGGAGGCGCGGCTGGCGCAGGCGCAGGCCGCGATGGACCGCGGGGACTACGTGGCGGCCCGCACCTTCCTGATCGTCGGACTGCGCGGCCTGGCGAAGGGCGACCGGCGCCGCGTGCGCTTCCAGGAGCGCATGGGCTCTTTGCACCTCCTGCAGAAGGACTTCCGCGGCGCCGTCCAGGCCTACGCCGAGGGCGTCAACCTGGCCTTCGCCGACGGCTACTCCGACCAGAGCGTCGCCGATTCCTACATAGGGATCGGGATGTGCTTCACCGCGGGGCGCAACTACCCCGACGCGGAGCGCGCCTTCCGCAAGGGACTCGCGCTGGGCCCGTCGCCGGCGGCGCTCGAGGTGGCGCAGGCCCAGCTCAAGCGGTTGACGGCGCCTCCCGCCGGGCGCTGA